The Cellulomonas sp. P24 genome contains a region encoding:
- a CDS encoding NUDIX hydrolase, with product MTVPAAPSAASARAQLAELCARAPAHWPASTGARVPGADPRPAAVLVLFGVLDATASTVAAAPVARDLDVLLLRRASTLTDHAGQVAFPGGRIDAVDAGPVDAALREAVEETGLDPSGVETLGTLPALELAVSNHLVTPVPAWWRRPTPVVAVDHAETVDVYRVPVADLLHPDNRGSTARARGGRPWRAPAFVVGELVVWGFTAIVLDRMFDALSWTQPWDRDRTIDLTP from the coding sequence GTGACGGTTCCGGCCGCCCCGTCCGCGGCGTCCGCCCGCGCCCAGCTCGCCGAGCTGTGCGCGCGGGCACCCGCGCACTGGCCGGCGTCGACGGGCGCGCGCGTGCCGGGCGCCGACCCGCGACCGGCGGCGGTGCTCGTCCTCTTCGGGGTGCTCGACGCGACCGCGTCGACGGTCGCTGCTGCCCCGGTGGCACGAGATCTCGACGTGCTGCTGCTGCGTCGGGCGTCGACCCTCACGGACCATGCAGGACAGGTCGCGTTCCCCGGTGGACGGATCGATGCCGTCGACGCCGGGCCCGTCGACGCCGCGCTGCGGGAGGCGGTCGAGGAGACCGGGCTCGACCCGTCCGGCGTCGAGACGCTCGGCACCCTACCGGCGCTCGAGCTGGCCGTGAGCAACCACCTCGTCACCCCGGTACCCGCCTGGTGGCGCCGGCCGACCCCCGTCGTGGCGGTCGACCACGCCGAGACGGTCGACGTCTACCGCGTGCCGGTCGCCGACCTGCTCCACCCGGACAACCGGGGTTCCACCGCCCGCGCCCGAGGCGGACGCCCCTGGCGCGCGCCGGCGTTCGTCGTCGGCGAGCTCGTGGTCTGGGGGTTCACCGCGATCGTCCTGGACCGGATGTTCGACGCCCTGTCCTGGACCCAGCCCTGGGACCGCGACCGGACGATCGACCTCACCCCCTGA
- a CDS encoding class I SAM-dependent RNA methyltransferase produces the protein MTDEVPSDAPLLELEIGPVAHGGHCVARHDGRVVFVRHTAPGERVLARLTQAGAEASLWRADAVEILEPSPDRVPSAWPAAGPGGVGGGELAHLALGAQRRWKEFVVAEQLRRLAHDDRAVDVHGLPGEDERGGLRWRTRIDLVVDDDGRAGMRGYRSHRIQALDSMPLAVEAIGDLELFDRRWPVGARIEAIAPVGGDLPVVLVDGVLWDLARHRAATGAQVRTAVHELVPARGQQYRYRVTADGFWQVHRAAPTTLVEAVLDGLEGLDLDGATVVDLYSGAGLFSAPLADAVGPTGQVVAVEGDERAVHDARRNAHLRRNVTLLHGDVSRVLADPDADASLVHADAIVLDPPRTGAGRAIVGQIGALRPDRVVYVACDPAALARDVSYFAEAGYGLTGIRAFDLFPMTHHVECVAVLDRSE, from the coding sequence GTGACCGACGAGGTCCCGAGCGACGCGCCGCTGCTCGAGCTCGAGATCGGCCCCGTGGCGCACGGCGGGCACTGCGTGGCACGGCACGACGGACGCGTCGTGTTCGTGCGGCACACGGCCCCCGGCGAACGGGTCCTCGCACGGTTGACGCAGGCCGGTGCGGAGGCCTCGCTCTGGCGCGCCGACGCGGTCGAGATCCTCGAGCCCTCACCGGACCGCGTCCCGTCGGCATGGCCGGCTGCCGGGCCCGGGGGCGTCGGTGGCGGTGAGCTCGCGCACCTGGCGCTCGGCGCGCAGAGGCGGTGGAAGGAGTTCGTGGTCGCGGAGCAGCTCCGGCGGCTCGCGCACGACGATCGTGCCGTCGATGTGCACGGCCTCCCGGGTGAGGACGAGCGCGGCGGTCTGCGGTGGCGTACCCGGATCGACCTCGTCGTCGACGACGACGGCCGCGCCGGCATGCGCGGGTACCGGTCCCACCGGATCCAGGCGCTCGACTCGATGCCGCTCGCGGTCGAGGCGATCGGTGACCTCGAGCTCTTCGACCGGCGCTGGCCCGTCGGTGCGCGGATCGAGGCGATCGCACCCGTCGGCGGCGACCTCCCGGTGGTCCTGGTGGACGGGGTGCTGTGGGACCTCGCACGGCACCGTGCCGCCACCGGGGCTCAGGTGCGGACTGCGGTGCACGAGCTCGTGCCGGCTCGCGGACAGCAGTATCGGTACCGCGTCACGGCGGACGGCTTCTGGCAGGTGCACCGTGCCGCGCCCACCACCCTCGTCGAGGCGGTGCTCGACGGGCTCGAGGGGCTGGACCTCGACGGTGCGACCGTGGTGGACCTCTACTCCGGTGCGGGACTGTTCAGCGCCCCGCTCGCGGACGCGGTCGGTCCGACGGGCCAGGTCGTGGCCGTCGAGGGCGACGAGCGCGCCGTCCACGACGCGCGACGCAACGCGCACCTGCGACGCAACGTGACCCTGCTGCACGGCGACGTGTCCCGCGTGCTCGCCGACCCGGACGCAGACGCGTCCCTCGTGCACGCCGACGCGATCGTGCTCGACCCCCCACGGACGGGCGCCGGTCGGGCGATCGTCGGACAGATCGGTGCGCTGCGCCCGGACCGGGTCGTGTACGTCGCGTGCGATCCTGCGGCCCTGGCGCGGGACGTCTCCTACTTCGCCGAGGCCGGCTACGGCCTCACCGGCATCCGGGCCTTCGACCTGTTCCCGATGACGCACCACGTCGAGTGCGTCGCGGTGCTGGACCGAAGCGAGTGA
- a CDS encoding flavodoxin domain-containing protein: MTILVAYGSSRHGTAGLAEMIAEAFVRLGHEAVALPARTAGPPAGYDAVVVAGSISAGRWHRDARRWVRSHAQILRATPTWLVTSGPLDDSARSGALPPIPQVASAMDLVAARGHMTFGGFLAPDARGFPASAMARTRSGDWRDPEHVREWVASVDAELSAI, from the coding sequence GTGACCATCCTCGTGGCGTACGGATCGTCGCGCCACGGCACCGCGGGTCTCGCGGAGATGATCGCCGAGGCGTTCGTCAGGCTCGGCCACGAGGCGGTCGCGCTGCCGGCACGGACGGCGGGCCCACCCGCCGGCTACGACGCCGTCGTCGTGGCGGGCTCGATCAGCGCCGGACGCTGGCACCGGGACGCCCGCCGATGGGTGAGGAGCCACGCCCAGATCCTTCGTGCGACACCCACCTGGCTGGTGACCTCGGGCCCGCTCGACGACTCCGCGCGCAGCGGGGCCCTCCCACCGATCCCCCAGGTGGCCTCCGCCATGGATCTGGTGGCGGCGCGGGGACACATGACCTTCGGAGGGTTCCTCGCCCCGGACGCCCGCGGCTTCCCCGCCTCGGCGATGGCCCGGACCCGGTCCGGCGACTGGCGCGACCCCGAGCACGTCCGCGAGTGGGTCGCCTCCGTCGACGCCGAGCTCAGCGCGATCTGA
- a CDS encoding APC family permease, with protein MSDIADAAKRLLLGRPVRSEHLGHTLLPKRIALPVFASDALSSVAYAPDEILLTLSVAGLAAVSISPWVGVAVVAVLATVVASYRQNVHAYPSGGGDYEVSTVNLGPTAGVTVASALLVDYILTVAVSISSGAQYAAAAIPALRGHEAVFAISLVVIIAMINLRGVKESGTAFAIPTYLFMFAIGSMAVVGVARHFLGNLPMASSSSYEMLAEPGFEQGLMGIAGGFLVLRAFASGCAALTGVEAISNGVPAFRKPKSKNAATTLLMLGGLSIGMVMSILMLARWTGIHFVEIPSEQLMIDGKPVGPGFVQDPVIAQLSHTVFGSFSPAFYLIAALTGLILVLAANTAFNGFPVLGSILAKDGYLPRQLHTRGDRLAFSNGIVTLAIAAITLIWAFDAQVTRLIQLYIVGVFVSFTLSQLGMVRHWTRHLATETDGQVRAKMQRSRVINAFGFLMTATVLIVVLITKFTRGAWIAILAMICVFVLMKSIRRHYDLVRRELALGPDPAAAKALPSRVHAIVLVSHVHRPTMRALAYARASRPQVLEAVSVGVDPDDVARLRAEWEALALPVPLKVLDSPFREITRPILTYVRSIRRESPRDLVVVYIPEYVVGHWWEQLLHNQSALRLKGRLLFTPGVVVASVPWQLVSSEGQTGLEDRVRGAARRGF; from the coding sequence GTGTCCGACATCGCCGACGCCGCCAAACGCTTGCTGCTCGGCCGTCCGGTCCGCAGCGAGCATCTGGGGCACACCCTCCTGCCCAAACGCATCGCCCTTCCGGTGTTCGCGTCCGACGCCCTCTCGTCGGTCGCCTACGCGCCGGACGAGATCCTGCTGACCCTGTCGGTCGCCGGTCTCGCAGCGGTGTCGATCTCTCCGTGGGTCGGTGTCGCGGTCGTCGCGGTGCTGGCGACGGTCGTCGCGTCCTACCGCCAGAACGTGCACGCGTACCCGTCCGGCGGCGGCGACTACGAGGTCAGCACCGTGAACCTCGGCCCGACCGCCGGGGTGACCGTGGCGAGCGCCCTGCTGGTCGACTACATCCTCACGGTCGCCGTCTCGATCTCGTCCGGCGCCCAGTACGCCGCCGCCGCGATCCCGGCCCTTCGCGGCCACGAGGCGGTGTTCGCGATCTCCCTCGTCGTGATCATCGCGATGATCAACCTGCGTGGCGTGAAGGAGTCCGGGACCGCCTTCGCGATCCCGACGTACCTGTTCATGTTCGCGATCGGGTCGATGGCGGTCGTCGGCGTCGCCCGGCACTTCCTCGGCAACCTTCCGATGGCGTCGAGCTCGAGCTACGAGATGCTCGCGGAGCCGGGCTTCGAGCAGGGGCTGATGGGGATCGCCGGTGGCTTCCTCGTGCTGCGCGCGTTCGCCTCCGGCTGTGCCGCGCTCACCGGGGTCGAGGCGATCAGCAACGGGGTCCCGGCCTTCCGCAAGCCGAAGAGCAAGAACGCCGCGACGACGTTGCTCATGCTCGGTGGCCTGTCGATCGGCATGGTGATGTCGATCCTCATGCTCGCGCGGTGGACCGGGATCCACTTCGTCGAGATCCCGTCCGAGCAGCTCATGATCGACGGCAAGCCCGTCGGCCCCGGCTTCGTCCAGGACCCGGTGATCGCCCAGCTCTCGCACACGGTCTTCGGCTCGTTCAGCCCGGCGTTCTACCTGATCGCCGCCCTGACCGGGTTGATCCTCGTCCTTGCGGCGAACACCGCGTTCAACGGGTTCCCGGTGCTCGGGTCGATCCTCGCGAAGGACGGCTACCTGCCCCGGCAGCTGCACACCCGTGGCGACCGGCTCGCGTTCTCGAACGGGATCGTCACGTTGGCGATCGCCGCGATCACCCTGATCTGGGCCTTCGACGCGCAGGTCACCCGGCTGATCCAGCTGTACATCGTCGGGGTGTTCGTCTCGTTCACCCTCAGCCAGCTCGGCATGGTCCGGCACTGGACGCGGCACCTGGCGACCGAGACGGACGGCCAGGTGCGGGCGAAGATGCAGCGCTCACGCGTCATCAACGCCTTCGGCTTCCTCATGACCGCGACCGTGCTGATCGTCGTGCTGATCACCAAGTTCACCCGAGGGGCGTGGATCGCGATCCTCGCGATGATCTGCGTCTTCGTCCTCATGAAGTCGATCCGCCGGCACTACGACCTCGTGCGCCGCGAGCTCGCGCTCGGCCCGGACCCCGCCGCGGCCAAGGCCTTGCCGAGCCGGGTCCACGCGATCGTGCTCGTGTCCCACGTCCACCGCCCCACGATGCGCGCGCTCGCGTACGCGCGCGCCTCGCGGCCCCAGGTCCTCGAGGCGGTCAGCGTCGGTGTCGATCCCGACGACGTCGCCCGGCTGAGGGCCGAGTGGGAGGCGCTGGCTCTCCCGGTGCCGCTCAAGGTCCTCGACTCGCCGTTCCGCGAGATCACCCGGCCGATCCTCACCTACGTGCGGTCGATCCGGCGGGAGAGCCCGCGCGACCTCGTCGTCGTGTACATCCCCGAGTACGTGGTCGGTCACTGGTGGGAGCAGCTGCTGCACAACCAGAGCGCGCTGCGCCTCAAGGGCCGTCTGCTGTTCACCCCCGGGGTGGTGGTCGCCTCGGTGCCGTGGCAGCTCGTCTCGAGCGAGGGGCAGACCGGCCTCGAGGACCGCGTCCGAGGGGCGGCGCGTCGTGGCTTCTGA
- a CDS encoding HAD-IC family P-type ATPase, with protein MADSETTRSGPPLADVVGLTADEVAARVADGRVNDVTSTSSRSVGAILRGNVFTLFNGILGAALVVVLVVGQWQDALFGGVLVFNAAIGVIGEYRAKLVLDRLSILNAPDARVVRDGTETSIDVREIVVDDLLLIGAGDQVPVDATVLRPSGLEVDESLLTGESAAVVKSAGDDVLSGSIVVAGSATTRVHHVGADSYANRLTSSVRRFSLVRSELRTGINRVLVVVAWMIGPLSALLMWSQIRAHGGWQAALADGSWRSAAVSGVAGVVGMVPEGLVLLTSINFALAAVVLARRQVLVQELPAVEVLARVDVLCLDKTGTLTDGTMALDRFEDVAVVPGAREALAAMAADPEANVTAAAISTGLVGVVPAPVDGAVAFSSARKWSAVRTATGTWVLGAPSIVLAAGSAGSASVLERAGAIAQDGARVLVLCRAESLPMADEPALPADLVPVVLVVLREHLRPDAATTLAYFRDQGVELTVISGDDPATVAAIATALDLRGTGAEVVGVDATTLPTDIAELSAVMATEHVFGRVTPEQKRAMVHALQHAGRTVAMTGDGVNDALALKDADLGIAMGSGAAATKAVARLVLLDGRFSSLPGVVGEGRRVIANMERVANLFLSKTTYAALLVVASVLLVVPYPFQPRHLTLVSALTIGIPAFFLALAPNAQRYLPGFLPRVLRLAVPSGVLMGGVVFTVHLVLRSRVAEQEARSAATAVLLCCGLWLIGVLARPWRWWKVSLVAVMAAAGVGAFLLPVARGFFALHVLTAGSGVAVLVAGAVGCAGIELVGRWHGRGRSMLRPA; from the coding sequence GTGGCAGACAGCGAGACGACACGGTCCGGACCGCCGCTCGCCGACGTCGTCGGTCTGACCGCGGACGAGGTCGCAGCGCGCGTCGCCGACGGTCGCGTGAACGACGTGACGAGCACGTCGTCGCGCAGTGTCGGTGCGATCCTTCGGGGGAACGTCTTCACGCTGTTCAACGGGATCCTCGGTGCGGCGCTCGTGGTCGTGCTGGTCGTCGGTCAGTGGCAGGACGCGCTGTTCGGCGGCGTGCTGGTGTTCAACGCGGCGATCGGCGTGATCGGCGAGTACCGGGCCAAGCTGGTCCTCGACCGCCTGTCGATCCTGAACGCACCCGACGCGCGCGTCGTCCGGGACGGCACCGAGACGTCGATCGACGTCCGCGAGATCGTCGTCGACGACCTCTTGCTGATCGGCGCGGGCGACCAGGTCCCGGTGGATGCCACCGTGCTCCGCCCGTCGGGTCTCGAGGTCGACGAGTCGCTCCTGACGGGAGAGTCCGCCGCGGTGGTCAAGAGTGCCGGGGACGACGTGCTCTCCGGCTCGATCGTCGTCGCCGGGTCGGCCACCACCCGCGTGCACCACGTCGGAGCGGACTCGTACGCGAACCGTCTGACGAGCTCGGTGCGGCGGTTCTCCCTGGTCAGGTCCGAGCTCCGCACGGGGATCAACCGGGTGCTCGTCGTCGTCGCCTGGATGATCGGCCCGCTGAGCGCGCTGCTCATGTGGAGCCAGATCCGGGCGCACGGCGGGTGGCAGGCCGCGCTCGCGGACGGGTCGTGGCGGTCGGCTGCGGTGTCCGGCGTCGCCGGTGTGGTCGGCATGGTTCCCGAGGGCCTCGTCCTGCTCACGTCGATCAACTTCGCGCTGGCTGCCGTGGTCCTGGCTCGGCGCCAGGTCCTGGTGCAGGAGCTCCCCGCGGTCGAGGTGCTCGCGCGGGTCGACGTGCTGTGCCTGGACAAGACGGGGACCCTCACCGACGGCACGATGGCGCTGGACCGGTTCGAGGACGTCGCGGTGGTTCCCGGTGCCCGCGAGGCGCTCGCCGCGATGGCCGCCGACCCCGAGGCCAACGTCACCGCTGCGGCGATCTCGACGGGGCTGGTGGGCGTCGTGCCTGCCCCGGTCGACGGTGCGGTCGCGTTCTCGTCGGCGCGGAAGTGGAGCGCCGTCCGGACCGCGACCGGCACCTGGGTGCTGGGGGCGCCGAGCATCGTCCTCGCGGCGGGGTCGGCGGGGTCGGCGTCGGTCCTCGAGCGAGCCGGTGCGATCGCGCAGGACGGGGCACGGGTCCTCGTGCTGTGCCGGGCCGAGAGCCTGCCGATGGCTGACGAGCCGGCGCTGCCGGCAGACCTCGTGCCGGTCGTGCTCGTCGTGCTGCGCGAGCACCTGCGGCCCGACGCGGCGACGACCCTCGCGTACTTCCGCGACCAGGGTGTCGAGCTGACGGTGATCTCGGGCGACGACCCGGCCACCGTCGCCGCGATCGCGACCGCCCTGGACCTGCGCGGGACGGGTGCGGAGGTGGTGGGGGTCGACGCGACCACCCTCCCGACCGACATCGCCGAGCTGTCCGCCGTGATGGCGACGGAGCACGTGTTCGGTCGGGTCACGCCCGAGCAGAAGCGTGCGATGGTGCATGCCTTGCAGCACGCGGGACGCACGGTGGCGATGACCGGCGACGGCGTGAACGACGCGCTCGCGCTCAAGGATGCGGACCTCGGGATCGCGATGGGGTCGGGCGCGGCCGCCACGAAGGCGGTCGCCCGGCTCGTCCTGCTGGACGGCAGGTTCTCGTCGTTGCCCGGCGTCGTCGGGGAGGGCCGGCGGGTGATCGCCAACATGGAGCGGGTCGCGAACCTGTTCCTCAGCAAGACGACCTACGCCGCGCTGCTCGTCGTCGCGAGCGTGCTGCTCGTGGTGCCGTACCCGTTCCAGCCGCGTCATCTCACCCTGGTCAGTGCGCTCACGATCGGCATCCCCGCGTTCTTCCTCGCGCTCGCGCCGAACGCGCAGCGGTACCTCCCGGGGTTCCTGCCGCGCGTACTGCGCCTCGCGGTGCCGTCCGGGGTGCTCATGGGTGGCGTCGTGTTCACGGTCCACCTGGTGCTGCGGTCGCGGGTCGCCGAGCAGGAGGCGCGATCGGCCGCGACGGCGGTCCTGCTGTGCTGCGGGCTCTGGTTGATCGGCGTGCTCGCCCGGCCGTGGCGGTGGTGGAAGGTCTCCTTGGTCGCCGTGATGGCTGCGGCGGGGGTGGGCGCGTTCCTCCTGCCGGTGGCGCGCGGGTTCTTCGCGCTGCACGTCCTCACGGCGGGGTCGGGTGTCGCCGTCCTGGTGGCCGGGGCGGTCGGCTGCGCGGGCATCGAGCTGGTGGGCCGGTGGCACGGTCGCGGCAGGTCGATGCTGCGTCCTGCATGA
- the acnA gene encoding aconitate hydratase AcnA: MSSVDTFGSKGTLQVGETAYEIYRLSAVPGTERLPYSLKVLAENLLRTEDGANTTADHVRAIAGWDPDAQPDTEIQFTPARVIMQDFTGVPCVVDLATMREAVVDLGGDPSRINPLAPAELVIDHSVQIDVAGRADAFRRNVELEYERNRERYQFLRWGQTAFDDFKVVPPGTGIVHQVNIEYLARGVMTREVTVDGATVLRAYPDTCVGTDSHTTMVNGLGVLGWGVGGIEAEAAMLGQPVSMLIPRVVGFRLTGQIPAGVTATDVVLTITQQLRQHGVVGKFVEFYGDGVAAVPLANRATIGNMSPEFGSTAAIFPIDAVTLDYLRLTGRSDEQVALVEAYAKEQGMWLDPTDPGYTEPVFSEYLELDLSSVVPSIAGPKRPQDRIELTNAKSAFQRDLPTYAPEVRNGVDEAEQESFPASDSPAVSTTHRRTVTVTPPSGDSYELFHGAVAIASITSCTNTSNPSVMLAAGLLAKKAVEKGLTAKPWVKTSMAPGSKVVTDYYEKAQLWPYLEKLGFHLVGYGCTTCIGNSGPLADEVSAAVNANDLAVVSVLSGNRNFEGRINPDIKMNYLASPPLVIAYALAGTMEFDFEHEPLGRDEAGQPVFLRDIWPSADEVQSTIDSAINRAMFTTDYADVFAGDDQWRALPTPEGSTFDWDGGSTYVRKPPYFDGMTMTPDPVTDIAGARVLAKLGDSVTTDHISPAGAIKADSPAGRYLAEHGVERRDFNSYGSRRGNHEVMIRGTFANIRLRNQLLDDVEGGFTYNFVTGAQDTIYDAAQDYAAAGTPLVILGGKEYGSGSSRDWAAKGTALLGVKAVITESFERIHRSNLIGMGVLPLQFPAGESAASLGLDGTETFDITGVAALNDGVTPSTVAVTATRADGTSVSFDAVVRIDTPGEADYYRNGGILQYVLRSLVTA; this comes from the coding sequence GTGAGCAGCGTCGACACGTTCGGGTCGAAGGGGACCCTCCAGGTCGGAGAGACCGCGTACGAGATCTACCGCCTCTCGGCCGTCCCGGGGACCGAGCGTCTCCCGTACAGCCTGAAGGTCCTCGCGGAGAATCTGCTGCGCACCGAGGACGGCGCCAACACGACCGCGGACCACGTGCGCGCGATCGCCGGGTGGGACCCGGACGCGCAGCCGGACACCGAGATCCAGTTCACGCCGGCCCGCGTCATTATGCAGGACTTCACGGGAGTCCCGTGCGTCGTCGACCTCGCCACGATGCGCGAGGCCGTCGTCGACCTCGGCGGCGACCCGTCCCGGATCAACCCCCTCGCACCCGCCGAGCTCGTGATCGACCACTCGGTGCAGATCGACGTCGCCGGACGCGCCGACGCGTTCCGACGGAACGTCGAGCTCGAGTACGAGCGCAACCGCGAGCGCTACCAGTTCCTGCGCTGGGGGCAGACGGCGTTCGACGACTTCAAGGTCGTGCCCCCGGGCACCGGGATCGTCCACCAGGTCAACATCGAGTACCTGGCGCGCGGCGTGATGACCCGCGAGGTGACGGTCGACGGCGCGACCGTGCTGCGGGCCTACCCCGACACGTGCGTCGGCACCGACTCGCACACGACGATGGTCAACGGCCTCGGCGTCCTCGGCTGGGGCGTCGGCGGCATCGAGGCTGAGGCCGCCATGCTGGGGCAGCCCGTGTCGATGCTTATCCCGCGCGTGGTGGGCTTCCGGCTCACCGGTCAGATCCCGGCCGGCGTCACCGCGACCGACGTCGTCCTCACGATCACGCAGCAGCTCCGCCAGCACGGGGTGGTCGGCAAGTTCGTCGAGTTCTACGGCGACGGCGTCGCGGCCGTGCCGCTCGCCAACCGCGCCACGATCGGCAACATGAGCCCGGAGTTCGGGTCCACCGCGGCGATCTTCCCGATCGACGCCGTCACGCTCGACTACCTGCGCCTCACGGGACGCAGTGATGAGCAGGTCGCCCTGGTCGAGGCGTACGCCAAGGAGCAGGGCATGTGGCTCGACCCGACGGACCCCGGGTACACCGAGCCGGTCTTCTCCGAGTACCTCGAGCTCGACCTCTCGAGCGTCGTGCCGTCGATCGCCGGGCCCAAGCGCCCGCAGGACCGCATCGAGCTGACCAACGCCAAGTCGGCGTTCCAGCGCGACCTGCCGACCTACGCCCCGGAGGTCCGCAACGGCGTCGACGAGGCGGAGCAGGAGTCGTTCCCGGCGTCGGACTCCCCGGCGGTGTCGACGACGCACCGACGCACGGTGACCGTGACCCCACCCTCCGGCGACAGCTACGAGCTGTTCCACGGCGCTGTGGCGATCGCCTCGATCACGTCGTGCACCAACACGTCCAACCCGTCGGTGATGCTCGCCGCCGGGCTCCTCGCCAAGAAGGCCGTCGAGAAGGGCCTCACGGCCAAGCCCTGGGTCAAGACCTCGATGGCGCCGGGCTCGAAGGTCGTGACCGACTACTACGAGAAGGCCCAGCTGTGGCCGTACCTCGAGAAGCTCGGCTTCCACCTGGTCGGCTACGGCTGCACCACGTGCATCGGGAACTCGGGGCCGCTCGCCGACGAGGTCTCGGCCGCGGTCAACGCGAACGACCTCGCGGTCGTGTCGGTGCTGTCCGGCAACCGGAACTTCGAGGGGCGCATCAACCCCGACATCAAGATGAACTACCTCGCGTCGCCGCCCCTGGTCATCGCGTACGCGCTCGCGGGGACGATGGAGTTCGACTTCGAGCACGAGCCCTTGGGTCGGGACGAGGCAGGGCAGCCGGTGTTCCTGCGGGACATCTGGCCGAGTGCCGACGAGGTCCAGTCGACGATCGACAGTGCCATCAACCGCGCGATGTTCACCACGGACTATGCCGACGTGTTCGCCGGTGACGACCAGTGGCGTGCGCTCCCGACTCCGGAGGGGAGCACGTTCGACTGGGACGGCGGGTCCACCTACGTCCGCAAGCCGCCGTACTTCGACGGCATGACGATGACGCCCGACCCGGTGACCGACATCGCCGGCGCCCGCGTGCTGGCCAAGCTCGGCGACTCCGTCACGACCGACCACATCAGCCCGGCCGGCGCGATCAAGGCCGACAGCCCCGCCGGTCGCTACCTCGCCGAGCACGGCGTCGAGCGTCGTGACTTCAACTCCTACGGCTCGCGCCGCGGGAACCACGAGGTCATGATCCGGGGCACGTTCGCGAACATCCGGCTGCGCAACCAGCTGCTGGACGACGTCGAGGGTGGCTTCACGTACAACTTCGTCACCGGCGCGCAGGACACCATCTACGACGCCGCGCAGGACTACGCGGCGGCCGGTACCCCGCTGGTGATCCTCGGCGGCAAGGAGTACGGCTCCGGGTCGTCGCGCGACTGGGCGGCCAAGGGCACGGCGCTGCTGGGCGTCAAGGCCGTGATCACCGAGAGCTTCGAGCGCATCCACCGCTCGAACCTCATCGGCATGGGCGTGCTCCCGTTGCAGTTCCCGGCGGGGGAGTCCGCGGCGAGCCTCGGGCTCGACGGCACCGAGACGTTCGACATCACCGGGGTGGCAGCCCTGAACGACGGCGTGACGCCCTCGACGGTGGCGGTCACGGCGACCCGGGCCGACGGGACGTCGGTGTCGTTCGACGCGGTCGTCCGCATCGACACCCCCGGAGAGGCGGACTACTACCGCAACGGCGGCATCCTGCAGTACGTGCTGCGCTCCCTCGTCACCGCCTGA